The Tubulanus polymorphus chromosome 6, tnTubPoly1.2, whole genome shotgun sequence genome includes a region encoding these proteins:
- the LOC141907192 gene encoding putative methyltransferase-like protein 24, translating into MSASGEAITDKEASATLKEKNDQLSILGLTGTMRRFRLPYLLIAVVLVFGGCFILFRRGEDNPLWLKKFSMPKAIREMKKFEYPNSYSELFHLYHSKILRQNFYCKRMRRFGNVGDGGWEMCLDEPHALKRGNCLVYSFGIAYDYSFDDSVAEELNCEIHSFDPSINQVDYKRGKYISFHDLGVGGTNGMNTMGWKLLTVASIMKALGHENMIIDYLKIDVESSEWETFEQMIKAGTFSHVRQLGVEYHLNNSDVSNEEYVKKHMNELRQHLTIFDNLELDGFKIFHFHTNMQAPTYLSSLTGKAERCCQEIYYVNTRIIS; encoded by the exons ATGTCTGCCTCTGGTGAGGCCATTACAGACAAGGAAGCCTCTGCCACG ctgaaagaaaaaaacgaTCAACTGTCGATCCTCGGACTAACGGGAACGATGCGTCGATTCCGCTTACCATACTTGCTTATAGCAGTCGTGCTTGTGTTTGGGGGATGTTTCATTCTATTTCGGCGTGGTGAAGACAATCCACTATGGCTCAAGAAATTCTCAATGCCTAAAGCTATCAGAGAG ATGAAGAAATTCGAATACCCGAATTCTTATTCCGAGTTGTTTCATCTCTATCACAG CAAAATACTGCGCCAGAATTTCTATTGTAAACGGATGCGTCGTTTTGGAAATGTCGGTGACGGTGGTTGGGAAATGTGTCTCGATGAACCACATGCTTTGAAAAGAGGAAATTGTCTGGTTTATTCATTCGG aattgcCTATGATTATTCATTTGACGATAGTGTAGCCGAAGAATTAAATTGTGAAATACATTCGTTTGATCCAAG CATTAATCAGGTCGATTATAAACGTGGAAAATACATCAGCTTTCACGATTTGGGTGTTGGTGGTACGAATGGTATGAATACAATGGGATGGAAACTACTAACAGTTGCTAGCATTATGAAAGCTCTGGGCCATGAAAAT ATGATCATAGACTATTTGAAAATAGACGTCGAATCTAGTGAATGGGAAACTTTTGAACAGATGATTAAAGCGGGAACTTTCAGTCACGTTAGACAATTAGGAgttgaatatcatttgaataactCCGATGTTAGTAACGAAGAATATGTAAAAAAACACATGAATGAATTACGGCAGCATTTAACTATATTTGATAATCTTGAGTTAGAtggttttaaaatttttcatttccacaCGAATATGCAGGCACCGACATACCTGTCTTCACTGACTGGTAAAGCTGAACGCTGTTGCCAGGAGATTTACTATGTAAATACTAGGATAATAAGTTGA